The following are from one region of the Hymenobacter sp. YIM 151858-1 genome:
- the nadC gene encoding carboxylating nicotinate-nucleotide diphosphorylase, which yields MQNAPYLTPEALRSFIQAALAEDVGDGDHSSLAGVPAGARKQARLLVKDEGVLAGVELAQIIFREVNPALTVQVQLPDGSRVKHGDVALTVEGPARSILTAERLVLNCMQRMSGIATHTAYLNSLLAGTKARLLDTRKTTPNFRICEKWAVLIGGGVNHRYGLFDMIILKDNHVDYAGGIRQAIEATHAYLKTLGRELPIVVETRTLEEVQQVLEVGGIERIMLDNMKPDTLREAVALVGGRFPTEASGGITEHTIRAVAETGVDFISVGALTHSVKSLDLSLKAI from the coding sequence GTGCAAAACGCTCCTTACCTCACGCCCGAAGCCTTACGCTCTTTTATTCAGGCGGCCCTGGCCGAAGATGTCGGCGACGGCGACCATTCGTCGCTGGCCGGAGTGCCCGCCGGGGCCCGCAAGCAGGCCCGCCTGCTGGTGAAGGACGAGGGGGTGCTGGCCGGGGTTGAGCTGGCTCAGATTATCTTTCGGGAGGTAAACCCCGCGCTTACCGTGCAGGTGCAACTGCCCGACGGCAGCCGCGTGAAGCACGGCGACGTGGCCCTGACGGTGGAAGGCCCGGCGCGCAGCATCCTCACGGCCGAGCGCCTGGTGCTCAACTGCATGCAGCGCATGAGCGGCATTGCCACCCACACGGCCTACCTCAACAGCCTGCTGGCCGGCACCAAAGCCCGCCTGCTCGACACGCGCAAAACCACGCCCAACTTCCGCATCTGCGAGAAATGGGCCGTGCTGATTGGTGGCGGCGTAAACCACCGCTACGGCTTGTTCGACATGATTATCCTGAAGGACAACCACGTTGACTACGCCGGCGGCATCCGGCAGGCTATTGAGGCCACCCACGCCTACCTGAAAACCCTAGGTCGGGAGCTGCCCATTGTGGTAGAGACCCGCACCCTGGAGGAAGTGCAGCAGGTGCTCGAAGTAGGCGGCATCGAGCGCATCATGCTCGACAACATGAAGCCCGATACGCTGCGCGAAGCCGTGGCGCTGGTGGGCGGGCGTTTCCCTACCGAAGCCTCGGGCGGCATCACGGAGCACACCATCCGGGCCGTGGCCGAAACCGGCGTCGATTTTATTTCAGTCGGGGCGCTTACGCATTCCGTAAAAAGCCTGGACCTCAGCCTGAAAGCAATTTGA
- a CDS encoding DUF4783 domain-containing protein produces the protein MKRLFFRVLTLLCLALATPAVNAQGDTFGAVRSAIRNGSSRAISQYFGGTVELGFDGDKQSYSATQAEFVLKDFFAKNSPATFELVHQGASNEGIQYAIGKYAGKSGSYRVFIKMKPAQGSQQIDTIDFTHE, from the coding sequence ATGAAACGATTGTTTTTCCGAGTTCTGACGCTGTTGTGCCTGGCTTTGGCCACGCCGGCCGTCAACGCCCAGGGCGATACGTTCGGGGCGGTACGCTCGGCCATTCGCAACGGCTCTTCCCGCGCCATATCCCAGTACTTTGGGGGTACGGTGGAGTTGGGCTTCGACGGCGACAAGCAGAGCTACAGTGCTACGCAAGCCGAGTTTGTGCTGAAGGATTTCTTCGCCAAAAACTCGCCCGCCACGTTTGAGCTAGTGCACCAGGGCGCCTCAAACGAAGGCATTCAATATGCAATCGGCAAATACGCCGGCAAGAGTGGCAGCTACCGCGTTTTCATCAAGATGAAACCGGCGCAGGGTAGCCAGCAGATCGACACCATCGATTTTACCCACGAATAG
- the gpmI gene encoding 2,3-bisphosphoglycerate-independent phosphoglycerate mutase: MNKPVLLVILDGWGLGTNPAVSAIAAANTPFVDSLFQRFPHSRLQASGEAVGLPEGQMGNSEVGHMNLGAGRVVYQDLVRINKAIRERKLGSMPALQQAFEYLRQHPDKNLHLMGLLSDGGVHSHIEHLKALCTLAHDEDVHRVFIHAFTDGRDTDPKSGVRYVNDLEEHLQHGASGKIASIVGRYYAMDRDNRWERVQVAYDLLVNGKGQRCTNLIGAMLDSYRAGVTDEFLKPLVKIGADEQPLATMQQGDVVICFNFRTDRGREITQALTQQDFHAFNMHRLNLHYLTMTNYDATFVGVQPIFDKDNLNHTLGEVLAANGRSQIRIAETEKYPHVTFFFSGGREAEFAGEKRILRASPKVATYDLQPEMSAYELRDALVPELRARTADFVVLNFANPDMVGHTGVFEAAVRACETVDQCTHDVVTAALESGYASIIIADHGNADMMINPDGTPNTAHTTNLVPCILADPDYLGTLADGKLGDIAPTVLQILGLPQPAEMTGESLLRPQAHA; encoded by the coding sequence ATGAATAAACCGGTACTGTTGGTAATCCTTGATGGGTGGGGTTTAGGCACCAATCCGGCCGTGTCGGCTATTGCCGCGGCCAACACACCCTTCGTGGATTCGCTTTTTCAGCGCTTCCCGCACAGCCGCCTGCAAGCTTCGGGCGAGGCGGTAGGCTTGCCCGAAGGACAGATGGGCAACTCCGAAGTGGGCCACATGAACCTAGGCGCGGGCCGCGTGGTGTACCAGGATCTGGTGCGCATCAACAAGGCCATCCGCGAGCGGAAACTGGGCTCGATGCCGGCCTTGCAGCAGGCCTTTGAGTACCTGCGCCAGCACCCCGATAAAAACCTGCACCTGATGGGCCTGCTCTCCGATGGCGGCGTGCACTCGCACATCGAGCACCTGAAGGCCCTGTGCACCCTCGCCCACGACGAGGACGTGCACCGCGTGTTTATTCATGCCTTTACCGACGGGCGCGACACCGACCCCAAGAGCGGCGTACGCTACGTAAACGACCTGGAGGAGCACCTGCAGCACGGCGCCAGCGGCAAAATCGCCTCGATTGTGGGCCGCTACTACGCCATGGACCGCGACAACCGCTGGGAGCGGGTGCAGGTAGCCTACGATTTGCTCGTAAACGGCAAAGGCCAGCGTTGCACCAACCTCATCGGGGCCATGCTCGACTCGTACCGGGCCGGCGTTACCGACGAGTTTCTGAAGCCCTTGGTGAAGATCGGGGCCGACGAGCAGCCGCTGGCTACCATGCAGCAGGGCGACGTGGTGATCTGCTTTAACTTCCGGACCGACCGCGGCCGCGAAATCACGCAGGCCCTCACGCAGCAGGATTTCCACGCCTTCAACATGCACCGGCTGAACCTGCACTACCTCACGATGACGAACTACGACGCCACGTTCGTAGGGGTGCAGCCCATCTTCGATAAGGACAACCTGAATCACACCCTAGGTGAGGTGCTGGCCGCCAACGGCCGCAGCCAGATCCGGATTGCCGAAACCGAGAAATACCCGCACGTTACGTTCTTCTTCTCGGGGGGCCGCGAGGCCGAGTTTGCCGGCGAAAAGCGCATTCTGCGCGCTTCGCCCAAAGTAGCCACCTACGACCTGCAGCCCGAGATGAGCGCCTATGAGCTACGCGACGCGCTGGTGCCGGAGCTGCGCGCCCGCACCGCCGACTTTGTGGTGCTGAACTTTGCCAACCCCGACATGGTGGGCCACACCGGCGTGTTTGAGGCGGCCGTACGCGCCTGCGAAACCGTGGACCAATGCACCCACGACGTGGTAACGGCCGCCCTGGAAAGCGGCTACGCCAGCATCATCATTGCCGACCACGGCAACGCCGACATGATGATTAACCCCGACGGCACCCCCAACACGGCGCACACCACCAACCTGGTGCCGTGCATTTTGGCCGACCCCGACTACCTAGGCACCCTGGCCGATGGCAAGCTGGGCGACATTGCGCCTACCGTGCTGCAGATACTGGGCTTGCCGCAGCCCGCCGAAATGACCGGCGAATCCCTGCTGCGCCCTCAGGCACATGCGTAA
- a CDS encoding secondary thiamine-phosphate synthase enzyme YjbQ — translation MISVQKRMRLPAVRRGFHLITDLITAELPELEQVRIGTLQVFIQHTSASLCINENADPTVRHDFEQFFNRAAPENAPYFRHTLEGPDDMPAHLKAALLGSSVSIPVTNGELALGTWQGVYLGEHRNDGGRRWLVLTLLGVA, via the coding sequence ATGATCAGCGTTCAGAAGCGAATGCGCCTGCCGGCCGTGCGGCGCGGGTTTCACCTTATCACCGATCTGATTACGGCCGAGCTGCCCGAGCTGGAGCAGGTGCGCATCGGCACGCTGCAGGTGTTTATTCAGCATACCTCGGCTAGCCTCTGCATCAACGAAAACGCCGACCCCACGGTGCGCCACGATTTCGAGCAGTTTTTCAACCGCGCGGCCCCCGAAAACGCTCCGTACTTCCGGCACACCCTCGAGGGCCCCGACGACATGCCCGCCCACCTGAAAGCCGCCCTGCTGGGCAGCAGCGTGAGCATTCCGGTAACCAACGGCGAGCTGGCCCTGGGTACCTGGCAGGGCGTGTACCTGGGCGAGCATCGCAACGACGGCGGCCGCCGCTGGCTGGTTCTTACGCTGTTGGGCGTGGCCTAG
- the fumC gene encoding class II fumarate hydratase, whose amino-acid sequence MQFRTEKDTMGTVQVPVDAYWGAQTQRSIENFPIAQDINRMPKEIIRAFAYLKKAAALTNRDAGILPAEKAELIGRVCDEILEGKLDDQFPLVVWQTGSGTQSNMNVNEVIAYRGHVLQGGQLTDEKKALAPNDDVNKSQSSNDTFPTAMHIAAYKILMEVTIPGIEKLRDTLAAKSREFMHIVKIGRTHLMDATPLTVGQEFSGYASQLDHGLRAIRNTLAHLSELALGGTAVGTGINTPPGYSENVAKHIAQLTGLPFITAENKFEALAAHDAIVEAHGALKTVAASLMKIANDVRLLASGPRAGIGELFIPDNEPGSSIMPGKVNPTQSEAMTMVAAQVMGNDVAINIGGMNGHFELNVFKPVMIYNFLHSARLIGDVCVAFNDKCAVGIRPLEDNIRKHVESSLMLVTALNPHIGYYKAAEIAQTAHKNGSTLKETALQLGYLTEEQFNEWLKPEDMVGELPR is encoded by the coding sequence ATGCAATTCCGCACCGAAAAAGACACCATGGGCACCGTGCAGGTACCCGTCGACGCCTATTGGGGCGCCCAAACCCAACGCTCCATCGAGAACTTCCCGATTGCGCAGGACATCAACCGCATGCCCAAGGAGATTATCCGCGCCTTCGCCTACCTCAAGAAAGCCGCGGCCCTCACCAACCGCGACGCCGGCATTCTGCCCGCCGAAAAGGCCGAGCTGATCGGCCGCGTGTGCGACGAAATCCTGGAAGGCAAGCTCGACGACCAGTTTCCGCTGGTGGTGTGGCAAACCGGCTCGGGCACGCAGTCGAACATGAACGTGAACGAGGTAATTGCCTACCGCGGCCACGTGCTGCAGGGCGGCCAGCTTACCGACGAGAAGAAGGCCCTGGCCCCGAACGACGACGTGAACAAGTCGCAGTCGTCGAACGACACCTTCCCGACGGCCATGCACATTGCGGCCTACAAAATCCTGATGGAGGTGACGATTCCGGGCATCGAGAAGCTGCGCGACACGCTGGCGGCCAAATCGCGCGAGTTCATGCACATCGTCAAGATCGGCCGCACCCACCTGATGGACGCCACGCCGCTGACCGTGGGCCAGGAGTTTTCGGGCTACGCCTCGCAGCTCGACCACGGCCTGCGCGCCATCCGCAACACGCTGGCCCACCTCTCCGAGCTGGCCCTAGGTGGCACGGCCGTGGGTACCGGCATCAACACGCCGCCCGGCTACTCCGAGAACGTAGCCAAGCACATTGCCCAGCTCACGGGCCTGCCCTTCATCACGGCCGAAAACAAGTTTGAGGCCCTGGCCGCCCACGACGCCATCGTGGAAGCTCACGGCGCCCTGAAAACCGTGGCTGCTTCGCTGATGAAGATTGCCAACGACGTGCGCCTGCTGGCCTCGGGCCCGCGCGCCGGCATCGGCGAGCTGTTCATCCCCGACAACGAGCCCGGCTCCAGCATCATGCCCGGCAAGGTAAACCCCACCCAGAGCGAGGCCATGACCATGGTGGCCGCGCAGGTAATGGGCAACGACGTGGCCATCAACATCGGCGGCATGAACGGCCACTTCGAGCTGAACGTGTTCAAGCCGGTGATGATTTACAACTTCCTGCACTCGGCCCGCCTCATCGGCGACGTGTGCGTGGCGTTCAACGACAAGTGCGCCGTGGGCATCCGCCCCTTGGAAGACAACATCCGCAAGCACGTGGAGTCGTCGCTGATGCTGGTAACGGCCCTGAACCCGCACATCGGCTACTACAAAGCTGCCGAAATTGCCCAAACGGCCCACAAAAACGGCTCGACGCTGAAGGAAACCGCCCTGCAACTCGGCTACCTCACCGAAGAGCAATTTAACGAATGGCTGAAGCCCGAGGACATGGTGGGCGAGCTGCCCCGCTAA
- a CDS encoding group I truncated hemoglobin, whose amino-acid sequence MQKKYYQASRFIALLLLGASLTATTASCGEQEKAPEPTLYDRVGKVDGISKLVDKFMANVVAECASPNSVLLRSHTAFLADVSAGNDARRLAFRNNLIDQLGQISGGPLVYRGKNMVAAHIGMKITNAEFDAVAAELTKAMNTQQIKPADQEQLLGLLGAMRGDIVGK is encoded by the coding sequence ATGCAAAAAAAGTACTATCAAGCCAGCCGTTTTATTGCTTTGCTGCTGCTTGGCGCTTCGCTAACGGCCACCACTGCCTCGTGCGGCGAGCAGGAAAAAGCCCCCGAGCCTACCCTCTACGACCGCGTGGGTAAGGTAGACGGAATCAGTAAACTCGTCGACAAATTCATGGCCAACGTGGTGGCCGAGTGCGCCTCGCCCAACTCGGTGCTGCTGCGCAGCCACACGGCGTTTCTGGCCGATGTAAGCGCCGGCAACGACGCCCGCCGCCTGGCATTCCGCAACAACCTCATCGATCAGCTGGGCCAGATTTCGGGTGGCCCGCTGGTGTACCGCGGTAAAAACATGGTGGCGGCCCACATCGGCATGAAGATTACCAACGCCGAGTTCGACGCCGTGGCGGCCGAGCTGACCAAGGCCATGAACACGCAGCAGATCAAGCCCGCCGACCAGGAGCAGCTGCTGGGCCTGCTGGGCGCCATGCGCGGCGATATAGTCGGAAAATAA
- a CDS encoding cation transporter: protein MRRSAFKRLVVWALALAPVLALLTWANWQTPNLHDYVPPVTVTRLQYQPGPAEPAAVLEQVPGVTSCTANPAAGIAVVMHRPEHVSPQQLAAALQQAGVQATALPRPPAMVLTGPQCPVPPSYLLALERLRFALNFRRFFVEV from the coding sequence ATGCGCCGTTCCGCTTTTAAACGCCTGGTGGTTTGGGCACTAGCGCTGGCCCCGGTGCTGGCGCTGCTGACCTGGGCCAACTGGCAAACCCCCAACCTCCACGACTACGTGCCGCCCGTAACCGTAACGCGCCTGCAATACCAGCCCGGCCCGGCCGAGCCGGCCGCCGTGCTGGAGCAGGTACCCGGCGTTACGAGCTGCACCGCCAACCCCGCCGCCGGCATTGCGGTGGTAATGCACCGGCCCGAGCACGTGTCGCCGCAACAGCTGGCGGCGGCATTGCAGCAGGCCGGGGTGCAGGCTACCGCGCTGCCGCGCCCGCCCGCGATGGTGCTTACCGGGCCGCAATGCCCGGTGCCGCCCTCGTACCTGCTGGCGCTGGAGCGGTTGCGCTTTGCGCTCAACTTCCGCCGCTTTTTCGTGGAAGTATAG
- a CDS encoding c-type cytochrome translates to MRRYALLFMMALTGCAYDNVEELASPKVPCTTPEQVSYSLNVSPLLDRNCRSCHASALRSGNFNMDDMNELQTRARSGLLMHVVNHDPGYPQMPQGGAKLSDCDIALLQKWVTAGAPNN, encoded by the coding sequence ATGCGCCGATACGCTTTACTCTTTATGATGGCCCTAACGGGCTGTGCCTACGACAACGTGGAGGAGCTGGCCAGCCCCAAAGTGCCCTGCACCACGCCCGAGCAGGTTTCGTACTCGCTCAACGTGTCGCCGCTGCTCGACCGCAACTGCCGCTCGTGCCACGCCTCGGCGCTGCGCTCCGGCAACTTCAACATGGATGACATGAACGAGCTGCAAACCCGCGCCCGCAGCGGCTTACTCATGCACGTCGTCAACCACGACCCCGGCTACCCGCAAATGCCCCAGGGCGGGGCCAAGCTCTCCGACTGCGACATTGCCCTGCTGCAGAAATGGGTTACCGCTGGCGCACCCAATAACTAG
- a CDS encoding YceI family protein: MPEAHAQGKYQTRTGTVSFFSTSILEDIEARSEQTSALIDLQGGQVAFVIPIKSFQFKRTLMQEHFNENYMESDKYPKATFKGQIQHLDREALAKGVSQQVQVEGDLSIHGVTKRVQVQGALEMQKGNLLVHAFFSVAPADYGIEIPLLVRENIARIVSIKLVASCESVSQISAAKP; the protein is encoded by the coding sequence GTGCCCGAAGCACACGCCCAAGGCAAATACCAAACCCGCACGGGTACGGTGTCTTTCTTCTCCACGAGTATTCTGGAAGACATCGAAGCCCGCTCGGAGCAAACCTCGGCGCTCATCGACTTGCAAGGTGGGCAGGTGGCCTTTGTTATCCCGATCAAGTCGTTCCAGTTCAAGCGCACCCTCATGCAGGAGCACTTCAACGAGAACTACATGGAGTCGGACAAGTACCCAAAAGCCACCTTCAAGGGCCAGATTCAGCACCTCGACCGCGAGGCCCTGGCCAAGGGCGTTTCGCAGCAAGTGCAGGTAGAGGGCGACCTGAGCATCCACGGCGTAACCAAGCGCGTGCAGGTGCAGGGCGCGCTCGAGATGCAGAAAGGCAACCTGCTGGTGCACGCCTTCTTTAGCGTAGCCCCGGCCGACTACGGCATCGAGATACCCCTGCTGGTGCGCGAAAACATCGCCCGCATCGTCAGCATCAAGCTGGTGGCCTCGTGCGAATCGGTGTCGCAGATATCGGCCGCCAAACCCTAA
- a CDS encoding DUF5777 family beta-barrel protein: MHLSITRLGRRVAATLLVGAAASTAALAQDDDLLNQLEQTPQPAAPEVVEATFKGLRLINGHTVQTPGQGTMAFLISHRFGALNSGAYNFFGLDQATLRLGFEYGLTDRLTVGIGRSSMEKAFDGFLKYKALRQTTGPRAMPVTVTLLATSAVNTLRFTDNVERTFGRRLTYTYQAMVARKFSSDLSIQVMPTVVHRNLVSRATEPNDVYALGVGGRQKLTKRTSLNLEYYYLLPGTKPYDLRNSLAVGFDIETGGHVFQLHVTNSQGMIEKQFITETRGNFFKGDLFFGFNMARNFTVRAKEGFRK; this comes from the coding sequence ATGCATTTATCTATTACCCGCCTAGGTCGTCGGGTGGCCGCGACGCTGCTGGTGGGGGCTGCCGCCTCCACCGCCGCGCTGGCCCAGGACGACGACTTGCTGAACCAGCTGGAGCAAACGCCCCAGCCCGCCGCGCCCGAAGTGGTGGAGGCAACTTTTAAAGGCCTGCGCCTCATCAACGGCCACACCGTGCAAACCCCGGGGCAGGGCACCATGGCGTTCCTGATCAGCCACCGCTTTGGGGCGCTCAACAGCGGCGCCTACAACTTTTTCGGCCTCGACCAGGCCACCCTGCGCCTGGGCTTTGAGTACGGCCTGACCGACCGCCTGACGGTGGGCATCGGCCGCAGCTCCATGGAAAAGGCTTTCGATGGCTTTCTGAAGTACAAGGCGCTGCGCCAGACTACCGGCCCGCGTGCCATGCCCGTAACGGTTACGCTGCTGGCCACCTCGGCCGTGAACACGCTGCGCTTCACCGACAACGTGGAGCGCACCTTCGGGCGCCGCCTCACCTACACCTACCAGGCCATGGTGGCGCGCAAGTTCAGCTCCGATTTGTCTATCCAGGTGATGCCCACGGTGGTGCACCGCAACCTGGTGTCGCGCGCTACCGAGCCCAACGACGTGTACGCCCTAGGTGTGGGCGGCCGCCAGAAGCTTACGAAGCGCACCTCGCTGAACCTGGAGTATTACTACCTGCTGCCCGGCACCAAGCCCTACGACCTGCGCAACTCCTTGGCCGTGGGCTTCGACATCGAAACGGGCGGGCACGTGTTTCAGCTGCACGTTACCAACTCGCAGGGCATGATTGAGAAGCAGTTCATCACCGAAACGCGGGGCAATTTCTTTAAAGGCGACCTGTTTTTCGGCTTCAACATGGCCCGCAACTTCACGGTGCGCGCCAAAGAGGGCTTCCGCAAGTAA
- a CDS encoding CHRD domain-containing protein: MKRFSTMLMLAGLMATAACNNNDDDKTPTVMQASATLNGSQEVPANNSAATGTMTGTYDKGTRTLTYTVTYQGFTPSAGHIHQAAPGQNGGVIIPFSSVASSPIKGSATLTEADAASLVAGNTYVNLHSTTYPGGEIRGNITLK; this comes from the coding sequence ATGAAGCGTTTTTCTACGATGCTTATGCTGGCCGGCCTGATGGCTACCGCTGCCTGCAACAACAACGACGACGACAAAACCCCCACCGTGATGCAGGCCTCGGCTACGCTGAACGGCAGCCAGGAAGTACCGGCCAACAACTCGGCGGCCACCGGCACCATGACGGGCACCTACGACAAGGGCACCCGCACGCTCACCTACACCGTTACGTACCAGGGCTTTACGCCTTCGGCTGGCCACATTCACCAGGCAGCACCGGGCCAGAACGGAGGCGTAATCATTCCTTTCTCGAGCGTGGCCAGCTCGCCCATCAAAGGCTCGGCTACCCTTACGGAGGCCGATGCCGCCAGCCTGGTGGCCGGCAATACCTACGTAAACCTGCACTCGACCACTTACCCCGGTGGCGAAATCCGCGGCAACATCACGCTGAAGTAA